The sequence GTAACCAACGGCGTTCACTATCCGACCTGGGCAGCACAAGAGTGGAAAGACATTCATAAAAAATATTTTGGAGAGCAGTTTCCAAATAACCAGTTGGATTTTGATGTTTGGAAAAACATTTACAATGTACCGGATCATGAGATTTGGGAGCTGCGTAAAAAGTTGCGTCAAAAACTGATCAACTACATTAAACAGCGTTTTTCCGATAACTGGATTAAACGATCGGAGAATCCGAAGCTGATTACCGAAATTCTTGGTAAACTAAATCCAAATACGCTTACAATTGGTTTTGCCCGGAGGTTTGCTACCTATAAACGTGCACATTTGTTGTTCCGCAACCTCGACAGATTGGCTAAGATCGTTAATGATCCGGAGCGTCCGGTGCAGTTTATTTTTGCAGGTAAAGCACACCCTGCCGATAAGGCCGGACAGGATTTGATTAAGCATATTGTAGAAGTATCAAAACGTCCGGAATTCAGAGGAAAGATCTTGTTTGTTCAAAACTACGATATGAACCTGGCAAAAATGCTGCTGCAGGGAGTTGATGTATGGATGAATACACCAACCCGTCCGTTGGAAGCATCGGGAACCAGTGGTGAAAAAGGTGTAATGAACGGAACGTTGCATTTCTCAGTACTTGATGGATGGTGGGTTGAAGGCTATCAGAAAGATGCCGGATGGGCACTGCCAGCTGAACGTGCTTACGATGTGCAGGACTTCCAGGATGAACTGGATGCAGAGACCATTTACAATATTCTGGAGGAAGAAGTAGTATCTGCATACTACAACCGTAACCAATACGATATTCCGGAAAAATGGATCAGCTATGTGAAGAATACACTGGCAAATGTATCGCCAAACTTTACTACTTCGCGAATGATGCGTGATTACAAGGATCGTTATTACAATCCGCAATACGAACGCACTCAGAAAGTAAAAGCCGATGGTTATAAACTGGCGAAAGAACTGGCTGCGTGGAAAGAGAAAATAGCAGCAAAATGGGACGAGATTGAAGTAAAGAACATCGAGATTATCGACGGAATTGCACACACCATGTTAATGGGCGATAAATATCCGGTTAAAGTATCGGTTGATTTAAAAGGTTTAGAGCCAACGGAAGTTGGATTGGAACTGGTAATTACTGAAAACGATGAGGATGGTCAGGAAAGAATCATTCGAACCATAGAGTTTAAACCGGAGAAATGTGAAGGCACAGGTTGCTGCTATAAACATACTATTTTACCAGATCATCCAGGATCATTTGCTTATAGTTTCAGACTGTATGCAAAACATCCGGAATTGCCCCATCGTCAGGATTTCAGGTTCATTAAATGGATCAGCTAATACCTGCTTTAATAGAGGAGCAAATGCTAAAATATAGAGAAAGGTGTCCGATTGGGCACCTTTTTTATTTTCTCTGACGATCAATTTACTGACGCAACAAAAGTTTCAAAATCGAATATGCTTTGAAATAGTAATTACCATCATTTTCACATTTCATTCAAACTGTTATTTT comes from uncultured Draconibacterium sp. and encodes:
- the glgP gene encoding alpha-glucan family phosphorylase; protein product: MGNGKFIKNPVVEEPVWKRIIVESNVPENLSPLRDLSKNLWWVWNTEARELFQHIDAEIWEECAHNPIVLLDQVSYNRFRELERDEMFVARMHEVYAKFNQYLEERKNLDGPEIAYFSMEYGLHDSLKIFSGGLGILAGDYLKEASDMKTNLVAVGLLYRYGYFKQNLNLHGEQMAIYDAQQFSKIPVQPALDANGEWVRVEVQYPGRNVIGRVWQTNVGSVKLFLLDTDHHENSDADRFVTHHLYGGDNENRLKQEMLLGLGGIQALNKLGYNSDVYHCNEGHAAFIGIERIANMMAGEKLSYSEAKEVVNASTVFTTHTPVPAGHDSFHNDLFRHYMDFFPAKLGLSWEDFEMLGKARAGEDHFNMSYLASNLSQGINGVSMLHGDVSKAVLKDLYHGYMEEELEIGYVTNGVHYPTWAAQEWKDIHKKYFGEQFPNNQLDFDVWKNIYNVPDHEIWELRKKLRQKLINYIKQRFSDNWIKRSENPKLITEILGKLNPNTLTIGFARRFATYKRAHLLFRNLDRLAKIVNDPERPVQFIFAGKAHPADKAGQDLIKHIVEVSKRPEFRGKILFVQNYDMNLAKMLLQGVDVWMNTPTRPLEASGTSGEKGVMNGTLHFSVLDGWWVEGYQKDAGWALPAERAYDVQDFQDELDAETIYNILEEEVVSAYYNRNQYDIPEKWISYVKNTLANVSPNFTTSRMMRDYKDRYYNPQYERTQKVKADGYKLAKELAAWKEKIAAKWDEIEVKNIEIIDGIAHTMLMGDKYPVKVSVDLKGLEPTEVGLELVITENDEDGQERIIRTIEFKPEKCEGTGCCYKHTILPDHPGSFAYSFRLYAKHPELPHRQDFRFIKWIS